In the Euzebya sp. genome, one interval contains:
- a CDS encoding protein-glutamate O-methyltransferase CheR produces MTNLTTPTLPSIVGLPGAAPAAALVPADFDFVRTFVKREAAITLEDGKEYLVTSRLTPLVQRHGAGDLAGLIGRLRMNPASALGREVVDAMTTNETSFFRDIHPFESLRTDVLPELIRARGARRSLRIWCGAASSGQEPYTIALVIKEHFPELSSWDIQILGTDISPSMLAKAQAGSYSQLEVNRGMPAPMLVKYLQRHGAHWVLRDDIRKMVRYAPLNLAQRFPATLGRFDAVFMRNVLIYFDVPTKTSILRQTRTHLADDGFLILGGAETTVGVDNDYRRVLLGRTVWYRAA; encoded by the coding sequence ATGACGAACCTGACCACGCCGACCCTCCCGTCCATCGTGGGACTGCCTGGCGCGGCGCCCGCGGCCGCGCTCGTCCCCGCCGACTTCGACTTCGTCCGGACCTTCGTGAAGCGGGAGGCGGCGATCACCCTCGAGGACGGCAAGGAGTACCTGGTCACCTCGCGGTTGACCCCGCTCGTGCAGCGGCACGGCGCCGGCGACCTCGCCGGGCTGATCGGCCGTCTGCGCATGAACCCCGCCTCGGCCCTCGGCCGTGAGGTGGTGGACGCGATGACGACGAACGAGACGTCGTTCTTCCGCGACATCCACCCCTTCGAGAGCCTGCGGACCGACGTGCTGCCGGAGCTGATCCGCGCCCGGGGCGCCCGCCGCTCGCTGCGCATCTGGTGCGGCGCCGCGTCATCGGGCCAGGAGCCCTACACGATCGCGCTGGTGATCAAGGAGCACTTCCCGGAGCTGTCCAGCTGGGACATCCAGATCCTCGGCACCGACATCTCCCCGTCGATGCTCGCGAAGGCCCAGGCCGGGTCGTACTCCCAGCTCGAGGTCAACCGCGGCATGCCCGCGCCGATGCTGGTCAAGTACCTGCAGCGCCACGGCGCCCACTGGGTCCTCCGGGACGACATCAGGAAGATGGTGCGCTACGCGCCGCTGAACCTGGCCCAGCGCTTCCCCGCGACCCTCGGCCGCTTCGACGCGGTGTTCATGCGGAACGTCCTCATCTACTTCGACGTGCCGACGAAGACCTCCATCCTGCGCCAGACCCGCACCCACCTCGCCGACGACGGCTTCCTGATCCTCGGCGGGGCGGAGACCACGGTCGGGGTGGACAACGACTACCGCCGCGTGCTGCTCGGCCGGACCGTCTGGTACCGAGCGGCCTGA
- the cheB gene encoding chemotaxis-specific protein-glutamate methyltransferase CheB: MSAGPIKVMLVDDSSIIRRLLGRVLDTDPQITIAGQAENGVMALERLDEIDPDIVILDIEMPVMNGLETVTRLRRRRPTLPVIMFSTLTESGAAATLEALSRGADDYVTKPSNTGSFDRTALEIKATLAPKIHALVDRRRGRPRLRFATPATPAAPAAPAPPPERPVDPATRRPLTPVRPRVQARAATTPATAPRPSAVRPVGRPEVVVIGVSTGGPSALASVIPQLPATFGVPVLVVQHMPPIFTRLLAERLDGQSALSVAEAHDGAVPQAGQVWFAPGGKHMRVVETAGRAVIRLDESPPLHSCRPAVDPLFTSAVQTYGGRVLGVVLTGMGRDGFDGAAAIGAAGGQVVVQDEETSTVWGMPGIVAEGGLAQQVLALDEIAGALITATGGSSRLSAAPPLTRTSRG, encoded by the coding sequence ATGAGCGCCGGCCCGATCAAGGTGATGCTGGTCGACGACTCGTCGATCATCCGGCGACTGCTCGGCCGGGTCCTCGACACCGACCCCCAGATCACCATCGCCGGCCAGGCCGAGAACGGCGTGATGGCCCTCGAGCGCCTCGACGAGATCGATCCCGACATCGTCATCCTCGACATCGAGATGCCGGTGATGAACGGCCTCGAGACCGTCACCCGGCTGCGGCGGCGTCGGCCGACGCTACCGGTCATCATGTTCTCCACCCTGACCGAGAGCGGGGCGGCGGCGACCCTCGAGGCGCTCAGCCGCGGGGCCGACGACTACGTCACGAAGCCGTCCAACACCGGGTCGTTCGACCGGACCGCACTCGAGATCAAGGCCACCCTGGCCCCGAAGATCCACGCGCTGGTCGACCGCCGCCGGGGCCGCCCCCGCCTGCGGTTCGCGACACCTGCGACCCCGGCGGCCCCCGCGGCACCTGCACCGCCGCCGGAGCGCCCCGTCGACCCCGCGACCCGGCGTCCCCTCACCCCGGTCCGCCCGCGCGTCCAGGCCAGGGCGGCGACCACCCCCGCCACCGCCCCGCGCCCCAGCGCCGTCCGCCCCGTCGGACGACCCGAGGTCGTCGTGATCGGCGTGTCGACCGGCGGTCCGAGCGCGCTGGCGTCGGTGATCCCCCAGCTGCCGGCAACCTTCGGCGTGCCGGTCCTCGTCGTCCAGCACATGCCGCCCATCTTCACCCGCCTCCTCGCTGAACGGCTGGACGGCCAGTCCGCCCTGTCGGTCGCCGAGGCCCACGACGGCGCGGTGCCCCAGGCGGGCCAGGTCTGGTTCGCACCCGGCGGCAAGCACATGCGCGTCGTCGAGACCGCGGGCCGGGCGGTCATCCGCCTCGACGAGTCACCGCCCCTGCACTCCTGCCGCCCGGCCGTCGACCCCCTGTTCACCTCCGCGGTGCAGACCTACGGCGGACGCGTGCTGGGTGTCGTGCTCACCGGCATGGGTCGCGACGGGTTCGACGGGGCGGCAGCCATCGGCGCCGCCGGCGGGCAGGTCGTCGTCCAGGACGAGGAGACCAGCACGGTGTGGGGGATGCCGGGCATCGTCGCCGAGGGCGGCCTCGCCCAGCAGGTCCTCGCGCTCGACGAGATCGCGGGTGCCCTCATCACCGCCACAGGAGGCTCGAGTCGGCTGTCGGCTGCTCCTCCCCTCACACGAACCTCCAGGGGTTGA
- a CDS encoding response regulator — MAHALVIDDSRAMRSLLKRMVTQMGFEPLEAEHGQAALDQLDANGPCAIALVDWNMPVMDGLEFVRTARGRRDLDRMRIVMVTSEASPRNVYEAMKAGADEYAMKPVTTEILADKLHLLGVVTPSDLADAP, encoded by the coding sequence GTGGCACACGCCCTCGTCATCGACGACTCACGCGCCATGCGCAGCCTCCTCAAGCGCATGGTGACCCAGATGGGCTTCGAGCCCCTCGAGGCCGAGCACGGCCAGGCGGCCCTCGACCAGCTGGACGCCAACGGCCCCTGCGCGATCGCGCTGGTGGACTGGAACATGCCCGTCATGGACGGCCTCGAGTTCGTCCGCACCGCCCGCGGCCGGCGCGATCTCGACCGCATGCGGATCGTCATGGTGACGTCCGAGGCCAGCCCCCGGAACGTCTACGAGGCGATGAAGGCCGGCGCGGACGAGTACGCCATGAAGCCGGTGACCACGGAGATCCTGGCCGACAAGCTCCACCTCCTCGGCGTCGTCACCCCGAGCGACCTCGCCGACGCGCCATGA
- a CDS encoding chemotaxis protein CheW — protein MTTTTTNSFHPAEGRPAPPAGARQLCTFSIDSLFLGVDVLDVQEVIRQHEMTRVPLAPAAVSGLINLRGQIVTAIDLRNRLGLPPKVVNGPEDMPLNVVVRTADGAVSLLVDEISDVIEVGEDRLEPTPPTLSAAGAELIDGVYKLDGQLLLVLNTPAAVDVASLTSV, from the coding sequence ATGACCACGACGACAACGAACAGCTTCCACCCGGCGGAGGGCCGTCCGGCCCCGCCCGCCGGCGCCCGGCAGCTCTGCACCTTCTCCATCGACTCGCTGTTCCTCGGCGTCGACGTCCTGGACGTCCAGGAGGTCATCCGCCAGCACGAGATGACCCGCGTGCCCCTGGCACCGGCGGCGGTCAGCGGGCTGATCAACCTGCGCGGCCAGATCGTCACGGCGATCGACCTCCGCAACCGCCTCGGCCTGCCGCCGAAGGTCGTCAACGGCCCCGAGGACATGCCGCTCAACGTGGTGGTCCGCACGGCCGACGGCGCGGTCAGCCTGCTGGTCGACGAGATCAGCGACGTGATCGAGGTGGGCGAGGACCGGCTGGAGCCGACCCCGCCGACCCTCTCCGCCGCGGGCGCCGAACTCATCGACGGCGTGTACAAGCTCGACGGGCAGCTCCTGCTGGTCCTGAACACCCCCGCGGCGGTCGACGTCGCGTCCCTGACCTCCGTCTGA
- a CDS encoding chemotaxis protein CheA — protein sequence MDEIIEEFLVESHENLDRLDAEFVRLEDDPDDVDVLAGIFRDIHTIKGTSGFLGYGKLESVAHVGENLLSKLRDGDLRLNAERTSALLAMVDAIRQILARIEADRVEGDGDYDALVARLERVASDTAAPAVEPPAVVEPPVVEHAVDEPQADEPQADGPAPEVVETQVAEPAVIEVVEPPAVDHPEVDERFSDIVAQLTAMGSSIGDFLKREAGVSEEDLATAVAAQDHGDPRHIGEILIEQGVISSEQLVAALRHQQAQAGGGGGRTAADSTIRVDVDLLDHLMNLVGELVLARNQIVQFTADGASANLLDTSQRLNLITTELQEGVMKTRMQPIGNVFNKFPRVVRDISLSLGKQVEVVMEGKGTELDKTIIEAIKDPLTHMVRNSVDHGIETPEVRVAAGKPAEGVLQLRAYHEGGQVNIEITDDGAGIDPKRIAAKAVEKGVATAEQVARMGDRELVNLIFAPGLSTADSVSNISGRGVGMDVVRTSIERIGGSVDVVSELGRGTTTKIKIPLTLAIIPALIVESGGERFAIPQVSLLELVRLDPSDANAGVEHVHGAPVYRLRGRLLPLVYLDEQLDVRSGDEGRTEITNIVVLQADDQQFGLVVERVSDTAEIVVKPLGQVLKHIPTYAGATIMGDGRVALILDVMGIAQGAGIAGTRHTSTTVEDAATGEGSDTESLLIFGLGEPDAMGNDARMAIPLTQVARLEEIDPSRIEYASGQAVIQYRDDILPLVWLSSTLGLGMPVIDPGRELQVIVYERGAGQVGFVVERIADVVQDTVTIRRPSTTVGVKGSAIIGGKVTDVLDVEAVIAVEAPDLLADDAQPTTHAELAEAL from the coding sequence ATGGACGAGATCATCGAGGAGTTCCTCGTGGAGAGCCACGAGAACCTCGACCGGCTTGATGCGGAGTTCGTTCGCCTCGAGGACGACCCCGACGACGTCGACGTGCTCGCGGGGATCTTCCGCGACATCCACACGATCAAGGGCACGTCGGGCTTCCTCGGCTACGGCAAGCTCGAGTCGGTCGCCCACGTGGGCGAGAACCTGCTGAGCAAGCTCCGCGACGGCGACCTCCGCCTCAACGCCGAGCGGACCAGCGCCCTGCTGGCGATGGTCGACGCGATCCGCCAGATCCTGGCCCGCATCGAGGCGGACCGCGTCGAGGGCGACGGCGACTACGACGCGCTCGTCGCGCGGCTCGAGCGGGTGGCCAGCGACACCGCGGCACCCGCCGTCGAGCCCCCCGCCGTCGTCGAGCCCCCGGTCGTCGAGCACGCGGTCGACGAGCCGCAGGCCGACGAGCCGCAGGCCGACGGGCCCGCACCGGAGGTCGTCGAGACCCAGGTCGCTGAACCGGCGGTCATCGAGGTCGTCGAGCCCCCCGCGGTGGACCACCCGGAGGTCGATGAGCGCTTCAGCGACATCGTCGCGCAGCTGACCGCGATGGGCAGCTCGATCGGCGACTTCCTGAAGCGCGAGGCCGGCGTGTCCGAGGAGGACCTCGCCACCGCCGTCGCCGCCCAGGACCACGGCGACCCCCGCCACATCGGCGAGATCCTCATCGAGCAGGGCGTCATCAGCTCCGAGCAGCTGGTCGCCGCCCTCCGCCACCAGCAGGCCCAGGCCGGCGGGGGCGGCGGTCGGACGGCGGCCGACTCGACCATCCGCGTCGACGTCGACCTCCTCGACCACCTCATGAACCTGGTCGGCGAGCTGGTGCTGGCCCGCAACCAGATCGTGCAGTTCACCGCCGACGGCGCATCGGCCAACCTGCTCGACACCTCCCAGCGCCTGAACCTGATCACGACCGAGCTGCAGGAAGGCGTCATGAAGACGCGCATGCAGCCGATCGGCAACGTCTTCAACAAGTTCCCGCGCGTCGTCCGCGACATCTCCCTCTCCCTCGGCAAGCAGGTCGAGGTGGTCATGGAGGGCAAGGGCACCGAGCTCGACAAGACCATCATCGAGGCCATCAAGGACCCGCTGACCCACATGGTCCGCAACTCGGTGGACCACGGGATCGAGACGCCCGAGGTCCGCGTGGCCGCCGGCAAGCCCGCCGAGGGCGTGCTGCAGCTGCGCGCGTACCACGAGGGCGGCCAGGTCAACATCGAGATCACCGACGACGGCGCCGGGATCGACCCGAAGCGGATCGCCGCGAAGGCCGTCGAGAAGGGCGTCGCCACCGCCGAGCAGGTCGCCCGCATGGGCGACCGCGAGCTGGTCAACCTGATCTTCGCCCCCGGCCTGTCCACCGCGGACTCGGTGTCGAACATCTCCGGCCGCGGCGTCGGCATGGACGTGGTCCGCACCTCGATCGAGCGCATCGGCGGTTCCGTCGACGTCGTCAGCGAGCTGGGGCGCGGCACGACCACCAAGATCAAGATCCCGCTGACCCTCGCGATCATCCCCGCGCTGATCGTGGAGTCCGGTGGCGAGCGCTTCGCGATCCCGCAGGTCAGCCTGCTCGAGCTGGTCCGGCTGGACCCCTCCGACGCGAACGCCGGGGTCGAGCACGTGCACGGCGCACCGGTGTACCGGCTGCGCGGTCGGCTCCTGCCGCTCGTGTACCTCGACGAGCAGCTCGACGTCCGCTCCGGCGACGAGGGCCGCACCGAGATCACCAACATCGTGGTGCTGCAGGCCGACGACCAGCAGTTCGGCCTCGTGGTCGAGCGGGTCAGCGACACCGCGGAGATCGTGGTCAAGCCGCTCGGCCAGGTGCTGAAGCACATCCCGACCTACGCCGGCGCCACGATCATGGGCGACGGCCGCGTCGCCCTCATCCTCGACGTGATGGGCATCGCCCAGGGGGCCGGGATCGCCGGGACGCGTCATACGTCGACCACCGTCGAGGACGCGGCGACCGGCGAGGGCAGCGACACCGAGTCCCTGCTGATCTTCGGCCTCGGCGAGCCGGACGCGATGGGCAACGACGCCCGCATGGCCATCCCGCTGACGCAGGTCGCGCGGCTCGAGGAGATCGACCCGTCCCGCATCGAGTACGCGAGCGGGCAAGCCGTCATCCAGTACCGCGACGACATCCTGCCGCTGGTGTGGCTGTCGTCGACCCTCGGCCTGGGCATGCCGGTCATCGACCCCGGCCGCGAGCTGCAGGTGATCGTGTACGAGCGCGGTGCCGGGCAGGTCGGCTTCGTCGTCGAGCGCATCGCCGACGTCGTCCAGGACACCGTCACCATCCGCCGCCCGTCGACCACCGTCGGGGTCAAGGGCTCGGCCATCATCGGCGGCAAGGTCACCGACGTCCTCGACGTCGAGGCCGTCATCGCCGTCGAGGCCCCGGACCTGCTCGCCGACGACGCGCAGCCCACCACCCACGCCGAACTGGCAGAGGCCCTCTGA
- the arfB gene encoding alternative ribosome rescue aminoacyl-tRNA hydrolase ArfB — protein sequence MERGLTVRGVHLPAGAFEWRFTGAGGPGGQHANTANTAVELRLDVEGCDALPARLKDRIRARLGSRMTRAGELVVQASEHRSQRRNRDDAMRRMAELLDEGIRPPAKRRTPTRPSRASQRRRVEDKRRRGALKAQRQGRDWPD from the coding sequence GTGGAGAGAGGGCTGACCGTCCGTGGCGTGCACCTGCCCGCGGGCGCCTTCGAGTGGCGGTTCACCGGCGCCGGCGGACCGGGTGGCCAGCACGCCAACACCGCCAACACCGCGGTGGAGCTGCGCCTCGACGTCGAGGGGTGCGACGCCCTGCCGGCACGGCTCAAGGACCGCATCCGCGCGCGGCTGGGCAGCCGCATGACGCGGGCCGGCGAGCTGGTCGTGCAGGCCAGCGAGCACCGCTCGCAGCGACGCAACCGGGACGACGCGATGCGCCGCATGGCCGAGCTGCTCGACGAGGGGATCCGACCGCCCGCCAAGCGCCGGACGCCCACCCGGCCGAGCCGCGCGTCGCAGCGCCGCCGGGTCGAGGACAAGCGCCGGCGGGGGGCGCTGAAGGCCCAGCGCCAGGGCCGGGACTGGCCCGACTGA
- a CDS encoding CrcB family protein, with product MRPPRTDWLLVGAGGACGAVLRHVVSHAVSHAVPDEPVSVAVVVVNVVGAVALGVLVARPQTEAAGLFWRTGVLGAFTTYGAMAVEAVHLGSATGPLYAIVLTVVGVGAARLGLRLGAPRPDPS from the coding sequence GTGCGACCCCCTCGGACCGACTGGCTGCTCGTGGGCGCCGGCGGGGCGTGCGGGGCGGTGCTGCGCCACGTCGTCAGCCACGCCGTCAGCCACGCCGTGCCGGACGAGCCGGTGTCCGTCGCCGTGGTGGTCGTCAACGTCGTGGGCGCCGTCGCCCTCGGGGTGCTCGTGGCGCGGCCGCAGACCGAGGCGGCCGGGCTGTTCTGGCGGACGGGCGTGCTCGGGGCCTTCACCACCTACGGGGCGATGGCCGTCGAGGCCGTCCACCTCGGCTCCGCCACCGGACCGCTCTACGCGATCGTCCTCACCGTCGTCGGCGTCGGTGCCGCCCGGCTCGGGCTGCGGCTGGGCGCACCCCGCCCCGACCCGTCGTGA
- a CDS encoding CrcB family protein — MTVGLIAIGGALGALLRWRLAAWNGDWPRGTLAANALGSTALGLLLGLSGDTRLLALLGTGVLGGLTTFSTVAVEGATLPPRRATAYLALTLVLATAGAAAGLALGPAGL; from the coding sequence GTGACCGTCGGCCTCATCGCCATCGGGGGCGCCCTCGGCGCCCTCCTCCGGTGGCGGCTGGCCGCGTGGAACGGCGACTGGCCGCGGGGCACCCTCGCCGCGAACGCCCTCGGCAGCACTGCGCTCGGCCTGCTGCTCGGGCTGTCCGGCGACACCCGGCTCCTCGCCCTCCTGGGCACCGGCGTGCTCGGCGGCCTCACCACCTTCTCCACCGTCGCGGTCGAGGGCGCCACCCTCCCCCCACGACGGGCCACCGCCTACCTCGCCCTCACCCTCGTCCTCGCCACCGCCGGTGCCGCAGCCGGCCTCGCCCTCGGTCCGGCCGGTCTCTGA
- a CDS encoding LuxR C-terminal-related transcriptional regulator gives MPPSTAPLAGRGTELAVLARLADAARRDGDLRVAVVSGEAGMGKTALIEAFCATVADQATVLRGECLDLGSARLPYAPVVQALRPILRAPAEAGLRLDDPARSTLSRLVPELGRHDEPGRGPEVPAGIQDLEVGHTQLYEHLLGVVEGVARAAGLAVWCVEDIHFSEPATRDLIQFMVGNLAAVPVLLVLTVRTDEVGRRHPVRPLLAALDRSPRATSVALGPLGPVPMTELIRPALADCSQRQVDEVLDRAAGNPLFALELAAGGTHLPSQLSDLLLDRVERCDPATQQVLRVMAAAGEHVPHEVLAAVTGLASEALTTALREAVDSRLVVVTADGTYRFRHALMQEATEDALLPGEAVELHAALAEVLTADGGPGGPHAARLARHYRAAHRPELEIQAAYVAGRRALDVVAYADAQAHFERVAALWADVADAAERTGDDLAGVLKHAAICAISGYDLRRGIALANQALAHLDAEAEPERAGLIHMWVGHGSKADWTAAEAAYRLAVETVPDADTPARARVEAAFATALELEDHVEEAEARALRAIEVARRAGSPRDEAYAMITLASIRSRTGSPEADELFASARALAEDIGRIDYLLRCDINLSDHHTVHGRFAEAVAVAERGIALARTHGLERTYGSVLRSNALEALVPLGRLAEAHELAAENAVTAPDGITGAHALMTLGAVEVRLGLVEEAADSALAAERHLGRTSQPQFRSMLDRLSCEVAMATGAHDRALSLSLAALAHLSTRTGLARHDAGIAVQGAEAVRAGAGGPDELAVLGDAVAAAARRGESAPHAADRRQLAALLAEVAGAADAVDRWDAAATGFAELSMPVERSRCLLGAAELRLRDGDRAGAQRDWKRALRLATDAEARRLVHAAEALGRRGGFLAGDDVADGYGLTAREHEVLRLVAEGLSNAEIGERLFIAAKTASVHVSNILAKMGVPSRQHAAALAHRSGILS, from the coding sequence GTGCCCCCCTCCACCGCACCGCTCGCCGGCCGCGGCACCGAGCTGGCCGTCCTCGCGCGGCTGGCGGACGCGGCGCGGCGGGACGGCGACCTGCGCGTCGCCGTCGTGTCCGGAGAGGCGGGCATGGGCAAGACGGCGCTGATCGAGGCGTTCTGCGCGACCGTGGCCGACCAGGCGACCGTGCTGCGCGGCGAGTGCCTCGACCTCGGGTCCGCCCGGCTCCCCTACGCGCCCGTGGTCCAGGCGCTCCGGCCGATCCTGCGGGCGCCCGCGGAGGCCGGCCTGCGCCTGGACGACCCGGCCCGGTCCACCCTCTCCCGGCTCGTGCCCGAGCTGGGCCGCCACGACGAGCCGGGCCGCGGGCCCGAGGTCCCTGCCGGGATCCAGGACCTCGAGGTCGGCCACACCCAGCTGTACGAGCACCTCCTCGGCGTGGTCGAGGGCGTCGCGCGCGCCGCCGGCCTGGCGGTCTGGTGCGTCGAGGACATCCACTTCTCCGAGCCGGCGACGCGGGACCTGATCCAGTTCATGGTCGGCAACCTCGCCGCGGTGCCCGTCCTGCTCGTCCTGACCGTCCGCACCGACGAGGTCGGGCGCCGCCACCCGGTGCGGCCGCTACTGGCCGCGCTGGACCGCTCCCCCCGGGCGACCTCGGTGGCGCTCGGACCCCTGGGGCCGGTGCCGATGACCGAGCTGATCCGCCCGGCCCTGGCGGACTGCAGCCAGCGCCAGGTCGACGAGGTGCTGGACCGCGCTGCCGGGAACCCGCTGTTCGCCCTCGAGCTGGCGGCCGGCGGCACCCACCTGCCGAGCCAGCTCTCCGATCTCCTGCTCGACCGCGTGGAGCGCTGCGACCCCGCGACCCAGCAGGTCCTCAGGGTCATGGCCGCTGCCGGCGAGCACGTGCCCCACGAGGTGCTGGCCGCCGTCACCGGCCTCGCGTCCGAGGCCCTCACCACGGCCCTGCGCGAGGCGGTCGACAGCCGGCTGGTCGTCGTCACCGCCGACGGGACCTACCGGTTCCGCCACGCCCTGATGCAGGAGGCGACCGAGGACGCCCTCCTCCCCGGCGAGGCCGTCGAGCTGCACGCCGCGCTCGCGGAGGTGCTCACGGCCGACGGCGGCCCCGGCGGCCCCCACGCGGCGAGGCTGGCCCGGCACTACCGCGCCGCGCACCGCCCCGAGCTCGAGATCCAGGCCGCCTACGTGGCCGGACGACGCGCTCTCGACGTGGTGGCCTACGCCGACGCCCAAGCCCACTTCGAGCGGGTCGCCGCGCTGTGGGCCGACGTGGCGGACGCCGCGGAGCGGACCGGCGACGACCTCGCCGGGGTGCTGAAGCACGCCGCCATCTGCGCGATCTCCGGGTACGACCTGCGGCGCGGCATCGCCCTCGCCAACCAGGCGCTCGCCCACCTCGACGCCGAGGCCGAACCTGAGCGGGCGGGTCTGATCCACATGTGGGTCGGCCACGGCTCGAAGGCCGACTGGACGGCCGCGGAGGCGGCGTACCGCCTCGCGGTGGAGACCGTCCCGGACGCCGATACGCCTGCGCGGGCTCGGGTCGAGGCGGCGTTCGCGACCGCCCTCGAGCTCGAGGACCACGTCGAGGAGGCCGAGGCCCGCGCCCTGCGCGCCATCGAGGTGGCACGGCGTGCGGGATCCCCGCGCGACGAGGCGTACGCGATGATCACCCTCGCGTCGATCCGCAGCCGCACCGGATCTCCCGAGGCCGACGAGCTGTTCGCCTCGGCCCGTGCGCTCGCGGAGGACATCGGGCGGATCGACTACCTGTTGCGGTGCGACATCAACCTGAGCGACCACCACACCGTCCACGGGCGGTTCGCCGAGGCCGTGGCGGTCGCCGAGCGGGGCATCGCGCTGGCTCGCACCCACGGCCTCGAGCGGACCTACGGCAGCGTCCTGCGCTCCAACGCGCTGGAGGCCCTCGTCCCGCTCGGACGGCTGGCCGAGGCGCACGAGCTCGCCGCCGAGAACGCGGTCACCGCGCCCGACGGCATCACCGGGGCGCACGCGCTCATGACCCTCGGCGCCGTGGAGGTCCGCCTCGGCCTCGTGGAGGAGGCGGCCGACAGCGCGCTGGCGGCCGAGCGGCACCTCGGACGGACCTCCCAGCCGCAGTTCCGCAGCATGCTCGACCGCCTGTCCTGCGAGGTGGCGATGGCGACCGGCGCGCACGACCGGGCACTGTCGCTGTCGCTCGCTGCGCTGGCCCACCTCTCGACGCGAACCGGCCTGGCGCGCCACGACGCCGGGATCGCGGTCCAGGGCGCCGAAGCCGTCCGGGCGGGCGCCGGGGGGCCGGATGAGCTGGCCGTGCTCGGCGACGCCGTGGCCGCAGCCGCCAGACGGGGTGAGAGCGCCCCGCACGCCGCCGACCGCCGTCAGCTCGCGGCGCTCCTCGCCGAGGTGGCCGGCGCGGCCGACGCCGTCGACCGCTGGGACGCCGCCGCGACCGGGTTCGCCGAGCTGTCGATGCCCGTCGAGCGGTCCCGCTGCCTGCTCGGCGCGGCTGAGCTGCGACTGCGCGACGGCGACCGGGCAGGGGCGCAGCGCGACTGGAAGCGCGCCCTGCGGTTGGCGACCGACGCCGAGGCCCGGCGCCTCGTGCACGCCGCCGAGGCCCTGGGCCGCCGGGGCGGCTTCCTGGCCGGCGACGACGTCGCCGACGGGTACGGCCTCACCGCCCGCGAGCACGAGGTCCTGCGACTCGTCGCCGAGGGGCTCAGCAACGCCGAGATCGGCGAGCGGCTGTTCATCGCGGCGAAGACCGCCAGCGTCCACGTCTCGAACATCCTCGCCAAGATGGGGGTGCCGTCGCGCCAGCACGCCGCCGCGCTCGCCCACCGGTCCGGGATCCTCAGCTGA